Proteins encoded together in one Thermoplasmatales archaeon BRNA1 window:
- a CDS encoding Organic radical activating enzyme → MKVVEHFLSLQGEGLMIGRLTYFIRTAGCSLRCAWCDTAWSRRFDQGEEMSVSQILALVKDVRNVCVTGGEPLEQEEMPKLLQALADAGKTVVLETNGSMDISVVPHSENIIISMDIKCPSSGMQDRMYLGNMLSLTAKDQLKFVIADRQDLDYAENFIREHPTDANVIFSAVGGLDIRTLAEEVVSKGLDVRVLPQLHKLIWGDKKGV, encoded by the coding sequence ATGAAGGTCGTCGAGCACTTCCTTTCGCTCCAGGGGGAGGGCCTCATGATCGGCCGTCTCACCTACTTCATCCGCACCGCGGGATGCAGCCTCCGCTGTGCCTGGTGCGATACCGCATGGTCGAGGAGATTCGACCAGGGCGAGGAGATGTCCGTTTCCCAGATACTGGCACTTGTGAAGGACGTTCGGAACGTTTGCGTCACCGGAGGGGAGCCCCTCGAGCAGGAGGAGATGCCCAAGCTTCTGCAGGCGCTCGCGGACGCGGGCAAGACCGTGGTCCTGGAGACCAACGGATCCATGGACATCTCGGTGGTCCCCCATTCGGAGAACATCATAATCAGCATGGACATCAAGTGCCCCTCCTCCGGGATGCAGGACAGGATGTACCTGGGCAACATGCTCTCACTTACTGCGAAGGACCAGCTGAAGTTCGTCATCGCCGACAGGCAGGACCTGGATTACGCCGAGAACTTCATCAGGGAACACCCTACCGACGCCAACGTGATCTTCTCGGCAGTCGGCGGACTGGACATCAGGACCCTCGCTGAGGAAGTGGTCTCGAAGGGACTCGACGTGAGGGTGCTCCCCCAGCTCCACAAGCTTATCTGGGGAGATAAGAAAGGGGTGTGA
- a CDS encoding ATPases involved in chromosome partitioning: MMSAEDIEEETKLRETLSNIKHVIIVISGKGGVGKSTVSSNLAVALSKEGYQTGIMDIDITGPNIPKMFHVEDEKLLVENDKLIPVMYPPSLKIMSMAFLLPDKDSAIMWRGPVKMGAVRQFIEDVQWGNLDYLVIDMPPGTGDEALSIVQLIPKADGAIVVTTPQDVAILDSRKSVTFALQTHIPVIGIIENMSGFVCPHCGEVVNIFKSGGGEAAAKDMGVQFLGRVPMEAAVAESGDSGLPIVEADPASASAKSFREIVNKVIRTIENEQAYLEAQRTAVEDKKQ, encoded by the coding sequence ATGATGAGCGCAGAAGACATCGAGGAAGAGACCAAGCTGAGGGAGACCCTCTCCAACATCAAGCACGTCATCATCGTCATCTCCGGAAAGGGAGGAGTGGGGAAGTCCACCGTCTCCTCCAACCTTGCCGTCGCACTTTCCAAGGAAGGATACCAGACCGGGATCATGGATATCGATATCACCGGACCCAACATCCCCAAGATGTTCCACGTCGAGGACGAGAAACTCCTTGTCGAGAACGACAAACTCATCCCCGTCATGTACCCCCCGTCCCTCAAGATCATGTCCATGGCGTTCCTCCTTCCCGACAAGGACTCCGCCATCATGTGGAGGGGCCCCGTCAAGATGGGTGCCGTCAGGCAGTTCATCGAGGATGTCCAGTGGGGCAACCTCGATTACCTGGTCATCGACATGCCCCCGGGAACCGGGGACGAGGCGCTTTCCATCGTCCAGCTCATCCCGAAAGCCGACGGTGCCATCGTCGTCACCACCCCCCAGGACGTCGCCATCCTCGACTCCAGGAAGAGCGTGACCTTCGCACTCCAGACCCACATCCCCGTCATCGGAATCATCGAGAACATGAGCGGGTTCGTCTGCCCCCACTGCGGGGAGGTCGTCAACATCTTCAAGTCCGGCGGGGGAGAGGCAGCCGCCAAGGACATGGGCGTCCAGTTCCTCGGAAGGGTCCCCATGGAGGCAGCCGTCGCCGAGTCAGGGGACTCCGGTCTGCCCATCGTCGAGGCCGACCCCGCCTCCGCGTCCGCCAAATCATTCAGGGAGATCGTCAACAAGGTCATCCGCACCATCGAGAACGAGCAGGCGTACCTCGAGGCCCAGCGCACCGCCGTCGAGGACAAGAAACAATGA
- a CDS encoding preQ(0) biosynthesis protein QueC: MKKAVVLLSGGLDSTTTLAQAIDDGYSCTAISFRYGQKHTRELESADRVCRHYGIAHAVIDLDLSSFRSALTRDDLEVPMDREGDLAEEIPITYVPARNIVFLSIAAGLAESIDAERIYLGANAVDYSGYPDDRPDFLEAFQKMLDKGTKAGVEGHTVQVTAPLLYLTKAQIVELGMKLKAPLELTWSCYNGGERACGHCDSCRLRLEGFRKAGFRDPIAYEEGIQQ; this comes from the coding sequence GGCCATCGACGACGGTTATTCATGCACCGCGATCAGCTTCAGGTACGGGCAGAAGCACACCAGGGAGCTGGAGTCCGCGGACAGGGTCTGCAGGCACTACGGGATAGCCCACGCGGTCATCGACCTCGACCTTTCATCATTCCGCTCGGCCCTCACCAGGGACGACCTGGAGGTCCCCATGGACAGGGAGGGCGACCTGGCCGAGGAGATCCCCATCACCTACGTTCCCGCCAGGAACATCGTGTTCCTGAGCATAGCCGCCGGACTGGCGGAATCCATCGACGCCGAGAGGATCTACCTCGGCGCGAACGCCGTCGACTACTCCGGATACCCGGACGACCGCCCCGACTTCCTGGAGGCATTCCAGAAGATGCTCGACAAGGGCACCAAGGCCGGTGTCGAGGGACACACCGTCCAGGTGACCGCACCCCTCCTGTATCTCACCAAGGCGCAGATCGTGGAGCTGGGGATGAAGCTGAAAGCCCCCCTGGAGCTCACCTGGTCCTGCTACAACGGCGGGGAGAGGGCATGCGGGCACTGCGACTCCTGCCGCCTGAGGCTGGAGGGATTCCGCAAGGCGGGATTCAGGGATCCGATCGCCTACGAGGAAGGGATCCAGCAATGA
- a CDS encoding Glyoxalase/Bleomycin resistance protein/Dioxygenase superfamily, with product MPIGDPHGGLFTYTDEGLPRSSFMCSVPTPDPLRAVGFYRDTLMMKVLYSGPEEAVVRRERCTIRLFRSENYGIDTGIFIGVDDPYDFHRRMIDEGVRFKMDPRRLPMGVATSFFDCDGNILYVMETGAVPEDDNNETGDSHS from the coding sequence ATGCCCATAGGAGACCCCCACGGAGGCCTGTTCACGTACACGGACGAGGGTCTTCCCCGTTCGTCTTTCATGTGCAGCGTGCCGACCCCCGATCCGCTCAGGGCCGTGGGATTCTACCGCGACACCCTGATGATGAAGGTCCTGTACTCCGGGCCGGAGGAAGCGGTCGTCAGGAGGGAGAGGTGCACAATCCGCCTGTTCAGATCCGAGAATTACGGGATCGACACGGGCATCTTCATCGGCGTCGACGACCCCTACGATTTCCACCGCAGGATGATCGACGAGGGGGTTAGGTTCAAGATGGACCCCAGGCGCCTGCCCATGGGTGTGGCGACGTCCTTCTTCGATTGCGACGGGAACATCCTGTACGTCATGGAGACGGGAGCCGTGCCCGAAGATGATAATAACGAGACGGGAGATTCCCACTCATGA
- a CDS encoding ABC-type cobalamin/Fe3+-siderophores transport systems, ATPase component, with protein MVFGYAKKNNLEDITFDISPGEFVAVMGQNGSGKTTLMRCINKILKIRSGEILVDDNSVKTMTMEEIARLCTTVPADTSLDFSLTVRDFVSLGRSPFLKSVWWEDAEDERIIDQALWDFGITQYAGRRLHELSSGERARVLLAKGVVQTPKLMLVDEPSAHLDIKYKVQVMELLRMLADKGMAILMANHDINLLTRFCDRILLLHEGHIIGDGTPREVINEENIRKVFGIEVDMVEAQGVPYVLPTGSTEWSSDSKQSAE; from the coding sequence ATGGTGTTCGGATACGCGAAGAAGAACAACCTGGAGGACATAACGTTCGACATCTCCCCCGGGGAATTCGTCGCCGTGATGGGACAGAACGGTTCCGGAAAGACCACTCTGATGAGGTGTATCAACAAGATCCTCAAGATCAGGTCCGGGGAGATCCTCGTGGACGACAACAGCGTCAAGACCATGACGATGGAGGAGATCGCCCGCCTGTGCACGACGGTGCCGGCAGATACCTCTCTGGACTTCTCCCTGACCGTCAGGGACTTCGTCTCCCTCGGACGCTCCCCCTTCCTCAAATCCGTATGGTGGGAGGACGCCGAGGACGAGAGGATCATCGACCAGGCGCTTTGGGATTTCGGGATCACGCAGTACGCCGGACGCAGGCTCCACGAACTCTCCAGCGGAGAGCGCGCCCGTGTCCTGCTCGCGAAGGGAGTGGTCCAGACCCCCAAGCTGATGCTCGTGGACGAGCCATCCGCCCACCTGGATATCAAGTACAAGGTCCAGGTCATGGAGCTCCTGAGGATGCTCGCCGATAAGGGGATGGCCATCCTGATGGCCAACCACGACATCAACCTCCTGACCCGTTTCTGCGACAGGATCCTCCTGCTGCACGAGGGCCATATCATCGGAGACGGCACTCCGCGCGAGGTCATCAACGAGGAGAACATCCGCAAGGTGTTCGGCATCGAGGTGGACATGGTGGAAGCCCAGGGCGTCCCATATGTACTCCCGACCGGAAGCACCGAGTGGAGCAGCGATTCAAAACAGTCCGCCGAATGA
- a CDS encoding putative RNA-binding protein (contains PUA domain), with translation MADIRVRKRKRLRNKEAKALADAISADIGVPVFGDDEPVDRAESSEYDLIFVGNDILGLIINEKPMLTLRGVLKYLPQKRFVTVDMGAVPFIANGADCMGPGIVDADPEIKEGDFVWIRDIKNLRPLAVGISSRSGTELLEKKTGKAIKTLNSVGDKLWKAGE, from the coding sequence ATGGCAGACATCAGGGTCCGCAAGAGGAAGAGACTCAGAAACAAGGAAGCGAAGGCTCTAGCCGATGCTATCTCCGCGGACATCGGAGTACCTGTTTTCGGCGACGACGAGCCTGTGGACCGTGCGGAGAGCTCGGAGTACGATCTCATCTTCGTGGGGAACGACATCCTCGGCCTCATAATCAACGAGAAGCCCATGCTGACCCTCAGGGGGGTCCTGAAGTACCTGCCTCAGAAGCGTTTCGTGACCGTGGACATGGGTGCCGTGCCGTTCATCGCGAACGGTGCGGACTGCATGGGCCCCGGAATCGTGGATGCCGACCCCGAGATCAAGGAGGGGGACTTCGTCTGGATCCGCGACATCAAGAACCTCCGTCCCCTGGCCGTGGGGATATCCTCCCGCTCCGGAACGGAGCTCCTGGAGAAGAAGACCGGCAAGGCCATCAAGACGCTGAACAGCGTCGGCGACAAGCTCTGGAAGGCAGGCGAATGA
- a CDS encoding ABC-type Fe3+-siderophore transport system, permease component: protein MSDDNERLANEVHGRTVGTRAIRHRATVIVVLGIVGIVVLYIFSLTMGAYHIGFFEAFDQMKEVITSWGKPEDVSGKVIYHLRMPRSIAVLLVGGGLAVAGAVMQALIHNPLVDPYVTGVSSGASFGVVVMTLGGAITVGSLATMWLIPVGAIIGAVGAFLLTMSVAEAAGGKAMSYVLGGTIMASGLSAGTTLIMYYNADKIQHITAWMFGSFSSIQWDDVYVMTIPIVAIIAFIIYQARNLNVMLLGETQAQYLGMNARTYKRNMLILTAILTAFCVAYCGVIGFLGLIIPHLCRMVVGGDHRVLIPTSVVVGGLVLLVADIVCKSNTGGELPIGAIISVIGVPFFIFLMVKEGKKYVM from the coding sequence ATGTCGGACGACAACGAGAGACTGGCCAACGAGGTCCACGGAAGGACCGTCGGGACGCGTGCCATCAGGCACAGGGCCACGGTCATAGTCGTTCTCGGAATCGTTGGGATAGTGGTCCTGTATATCTTCTCCCTCACGATGGGTGCCTACCACATCGGATTCTTCGAGGCCTTCGACCAGATGAAGGAGGTCATCACGTCCTGGGGAAAGCCCGAAGACGTCAGCGGGAAGGTCATCTACCATCTCCGTATGCCCCGTTCCATCGCAGTACTCCTCGTCGGAGGGGGACTCGCCGTGGCCGGAGCCGTCATGCAGGCCCTCATCCACAACCCCCTGGTCGACCCGTACGTCACCGGAGTCTCCTCCGGAGCATCCTTCGGTGTCGTGGTCATGACCCTCGGCGGTGCGATCACCGTCGGAAGCCTGGCCACCATGTGGCTGATCCCCGTGGGAGCCATCATCGGTGCGGTCGGAGCGTTCCTCCTGACCATGAGCGTCGCCGAGGCTGCCGGCGGGAAGGCCATGAGCTACGTCCTAGGAGGAACCATCATGGCCTCCGGACTTAGCGCCGGCACCACGCTGATCATGTACTACAACGCAGACAAGATCCAGCACATCACCGCATGGATGTTCGGAAGCTTCTCCAGCATCCAGTGGGACGACGTGTACGTCATGACCATCCCGATAGTCGCGATCATCGCGTTCATCATCTACCAGGCGCGCAACCTGAATGTCATGCTCCTCGGAGAGACCCAGGCGCAGTATCTAGGAATGAACGCCCGCACCTACAAGCGCAACATGCTGATCCTCACGGCGATCCTCACCGCATTCTGCGTCGCATACTGCGGAGTCATCGGATTCCTGGGACTCATCATCCCCCACCTCTGCCGTATGGTCGTCGGAGGGGACCACCGCGTCCTCATCCCCACCAGCGTCGTCGTGGGAGGCCTTGTTCTGCTCGTGGCGGACATCGTCTGCAAGAGCAATACGGGAGGAGAGCTGCCGATCGGTGCGATTATTTCGGTCATCGGAGTGCCGTTCTTCATCTTCCTGATGGTCAAGGAGGGAAAGAAGTATGTCATGTGA
- a CDS encoding HD superfamily phosphohydrolase, with translation MSRSERVKTVHDPVHGGITVDGFFLDILDRHEMQRLRGIKQLGYSNLIFPGANHTRFEHCLGTYHLAGKMAKAIGLTECDSMVVRTAALMHDICHAPFSHTLEGLMEESTGLDHMELARNLIMGKSRTYRKRDSDLFSDEPPICEILEDNGVDPVTVCDLIAFPETTDKENDELQMSLDGPVDHFPSKDYIHQIIHGPVDADQMDYLMRDAHYTGVVMGHIDVDRILATLRVINDRMCIERSGAPAAEGLMVSRSLMYSSVYFHQSVRIVNRMVVKAAEASGMDMSDLYLLDDSDLQQALLSCGGVSSRIMRLIQNRLFYRKALTVGTVDTDEDLALLLSKYTSRKKRAELEKDIADRAGIDESEVCVEMPSSSTLLSKIQIGKTDVSILDKDGKIRTLSKSSPIAKSLQSRDPFGWSVVVACPPEHRESVSKAATKILGI, from the coding sequence ATGAGCCGTTCCGAGCGCGTGAAGACCGTACACGACCCCGTCCACGGCGGGATCACCGTGGACGGTTTCTTCCTGGACATCCTGGACCGCCACGAGATGCAGAGGCTCAGAGGGATCAAGCAGCTGGGTTACAGCAATCTGATCTTCCCCGGAGCGAACCACACCCGTTTCGAGCACTGCCTCGGCACATATCATCTCGCGGGGAAGATGGCCAAAGCCATCGGCCTCACCGAGTGCGACTCCATGGTAGTCCGCACCGCCGCGCTCATGCACGACATCTGCCACGCCCCCTTCTCCCATACCCTGGAGGGCCTCATGGAGGAGTCCACCGGACTCGACCACATGGAACTGGCCAGGAATCTCATCATGGGGAAGTCGCGCACATACAGGAAGAGGGATTCCGACCTCTTCTCCGACGAGCCTCCGATCTGTGAGATCCTGGAGGACAACGGGGTGGATCCCGTCACGGTATGCGACCTCATCGCCTTCCCGGAGACCACCGATAAGGAGAACGACGAGCTTCAGATGTCCCTCGACGGCCCCGTGGACCACTTCCCTTCCAAGGACTACATCCACCAGATCATCCACGGACCCGTGGACGCCGACCAGATGGACTACCTCATGAGGGATGCCCACTACACCGGCGTGGTGATGGGACACATCGATGTGGACAGGATACTGGCCACCCTGAGGGTGATCAACGACAGGATGTGCATCGAGAGGAGCGGTGCCCCGGCGGCGGAGGGGCTGATGGTCTCCCGTTCGCTGATGTACTCCTCCGTCTACTTCCACCAGTCCGTGAGGATCGTCAACAGGATGGTGGTGAAGGCCGCGGAGGCTTCCGGAATGGACATGTCGGACCTCTACCTCCTGGACGACAGCGATCTCCAGCAGGCGCTCCTGTCATGCGGAGGCGTTTCCTCGAGGATCATGAGGCTGATACAGAACAGGCTGTTCTACAGGAAGGCCCTGACCGTCGGGACCGTGGACACGGACGAAGATCTGGCACTGTTGCTTTCCAAGTACACTTCGAGGAAGAAGAGGGCGGAGTTGGAGAAGGACATCGCCGACAGGGCAGGCATCGACGAGAGCGAGGTCTGCGTCGAGATGCCCTCGTCTTCTACACTGCTCTCCAAGATACAGATCGGCAAGACAGACGTCTCGATTCTCGACAAGGACGGGAAGATACGCACGCTGTCGAAATCCTCGCCCATCGCCAAGTCCCTTCAGTCCAGGGACCCGTTCGGATGGAGCGTCGTCGTGGCGTGTCCGCCCGAGCACAGGGAATCCGTCAGCAAGGCGGCTACGAAGATCCTGGGGATCTGA
- a CDS encoding Multimeric flavodoxin WrbA, with translation MKVILLDGSAKPIGNTSNILADFADELEREGIETEHIQLYAYDFTSCNDCRTCEVRGDGRCIDEADGFNDILDVMREADGIVLASPGYAGSASGRMRTFLERAALVLEKGDRGLRGKVGAAIAVSEHDGAESTYMQLVWWMLKSEMHVVGTCPMPIFHALGQYEDDTKAMKGLKRLAENMTELIMLKTGEL, from the coding sequence ATGAAGGTCATCCTCCTGGACGGAAGCGCGAAGCCTATCGGCAACACCAGCAACATCCTCGCCGATTTCGCCGACGAGCTCGAGAGGGAGGGTATCGAGACCGAGCACATCCAGCTCTACGCCTACGACTTCACCAGCTGCAACGACTGCCGCACCTGTGAGGTCCGCGGCGACGGAAGGTGCATCGACGAAGCGGACGGCTTCAACGACATCCTCGATGTCATGAGGGAGGCCGACGGGATCGTGCTCGCATCCCCCGGGTACGCGGGAAGTGCCAGCGGCAGGATGAGGACCTTCCTCGAGCGTGCAGCCCTCGTCCTGGAGAAGGGGGACCGCGGGCTCCGCGGGAAGGTCGGTGCGGCGATTGCCGTCTCCGAGCATGACGGTGCCGAGAGCACCTACATGCAGCTCGTATGGTGGATGCTCAAGAGCGAGATGCATGTCGTCGGGACCTGCCCCATGCCGATTTTCCATGCCCTCGGACAGTACGAGGACGATACCAAGGCCATGAAGGGGCTCAAGAGGCTTGCCGAGAACATGACCGAACTCATCATGCTCAAAACTGGCGAGTTGTAA
- a CDS encoding ABC-type Fe3+-hydroxamate transport system, periplasmic component, with protein sequence MLALAAVAIIAVAAIGAGAYFLTKDDGDSGEVTDSVGNVIDTTKTYSKIASTTAVGTEVVCDLGLRANIVGATNSAHIYDMTTHVSGVALEFDYPSTMKADIDSGKIAKFKWNWSSETVAATNPDLVLLDPSSVATDDSKMKQLQALGITCFVLWDENNWEDIGKNYKVLGKVLDKYDRAKEIVKAGEKADAKIMEKFKDQPSKKIAYVCYCYGTYYIYDSSGLMDAALKLGCTNAMASDKTSTITAEQILSANPDFIIFDDMGTSLDWNAVIAEWKADPVMNSIPAIANNKFYCMEATPFQATSYPTIHYVMGEGLVATMIYPDVAGVTITGNVITEANYVGYLSWLDA encoded by the coding sequence ATGCTTGCTCTCGCAGCCGTCGCCATTATCGCGGTCGCTGCGATCGGTGCAGGAGCGTACTTCCTCACCAAGGATGATGGAGATTCCGGAGAGGTTACCGATTCCGTCGGCAACGTCATCGATACCACCAAAACCTACTCGAAAATCGCATCCACCACCGCCGTCGGAACCGAGGTCGTTTGTGATCTCGGTCTGAGGGCCAATATCGTCGGTGCCACCAACAGTGCGCACATCTACGACATGACCACCCACGTCAGCGGTGTCGCCCTCGAGTTCGACTACCCCTCCACCATGAAAGCAGACATCGACTCCGGCAAGATCGCCAAGTTCAAGTGGAACTGGTCCTCCGAGACCGTCGCGGCAACCAACCCCGACCTGGTCCTCCTCGACCCCAGCAGCGTCGCCACCGACGACTCCAAGATGAAGCAGCTCCAGGCTCTCGGAATCACCTGCTTCGTCCTCTGGGACGAGAACAACTGGGAGGACATCGGAAAGAACTACAAGGTTCTCGGAAAGGTCCTCGACAAGTACGACCGCGCCAAGGAGATCGTGAAGGCCGGTGAGAAGGCAGACGCCAAGATCATGGAGAAGTTCAAGGACCAGCCTTCCAAGAAGATCGCATACGTCTGCTACTGCTACGGCACCTACTACATCTACGACTCCTCCGGTCTGATGGATGCTGCCCTCAAGCTCGGATGCACCAACGCAATGGCTTCCGACAAGACATCCACCATCACCGCAGAGCAGATCCTCTCGGCGAACCCCGACTTCATCATCTTCGACGACATGGGAACCAGTCTCGACTGGAACGCCGTCATCGCAGAGTGGAAGGCCGACCCCGTCATGAACAGCATCCCCGCGATCGCCAACAACAAGTTCTACTGCATGGAGGCAACCCCCTTCCAGGCAACCTCCTACCCCACCATCCACTACGTCATGGGAGAGGGACTTGTCGCGACCATGATCTACCCCGATGTCGCTGGCGTCACCATCACCGGTAACGTCATCACCGAGGCAAACTACGTCGGATACCTTAGCTGGCTCGATGCCTGA